The segment CGGAGGCGGCCGTTGAATAAGCCGGCCGGAGTCTCTCGCGGCGCTCGCATGCTGGACGCCGTCCGCGAAGTCGGCGCGGAGCGTCTGAAATTCATCGGCGTCATCACCGGCGGCCACTTTTTCATTCACTGGTTCCAGCAATTTTATCCGGTGGTTCTGCCGTCGATCAAAGCCGGGCTCGGCCTCAGCGATGTCCAGGTCGGCGCCCTCAACTCGGCGCGAAATTTTACCCAAGGCACGCTCGATCTTCCTTCGGGCATGCTCGCCGACGCAGCGGTACGCCATCGCGGGCTCATCCTCGCGTCGGCGCTCGCCTCGATGGGCGCCGCTTACTTCCTCATGGGAATCGCGCCGGCGTTTTTCTGGGCGCTGGTGGCTTCGGGCCTGGTGGGATTGGGCACGGCGTTGTGGCATCCCGCCGCATCGGCGTCGCTCTCCAACCGGTTTCCCGAGCGGCGCGCGACGGCGCTGGCCGTGCACGGCATGGGCGCGACGATCGGCGATACGCTGACGCCGTTGGGCGCCGGCCTTCTTCTAGTCGCCTTTCACTGGGAATCGGTCCTGGCGCTGCAGCTCGTGCCCGCACTGGTTCTCGGTTATCTGGTCTGGCGCGGCCTGGCGGGTTTTTTTGTCGGCTCCAAGTCGCGCCCGTGGCGCGCCGCCGAGCTGCGCGAAGTGTACGATCTCGCGCGGAACCGGCTCTTTCTCGGCATCTGCCTCGCCACCGCCTTTCTCCAGATGGGGCGCGTGACGGTCAGCACGTTCCTGCCCATTTACATTCAGGAGCATCTCGGTTACTCCCCCGGCGGGCTTGGCGTTTATTTCGCGCTGCTGCACGCGATGGGCACGATCTCCCAGCCGGTGATGGGCCATCTCTCGGACCGCTTCGGCCGCAAGGCGGTGCTGCTTCCTTCGTTCATCGCGCTGGGAATTTTATTTTTCCTGCTCGCGGTGGCTGCGCCCGGCGTTCCGCTCGCGCTCGTCGTCAGCGCGATCGGTCTCTTCTTCTACACGCTCATCAACGTCACCAATGCCGCCACGATGGACGTCGCCGGCGCCAACATCCAGGCATCGTCGTTCGGCCTGGCCTCGCTGGTCACTCAGATCCTGATTATTCCGACGCCGATCGCCGCCGGCTATATGATCGGCGTCTACGGAATTCTCTCCGTCTTCTGGCTCTCGGGAATTTTTTTGCTCCTGGGCGCGGCGACGCTCGTGCCGCTTCGGCTATATCGAGGAACGGGAAAATAATTGGGCTATTCAGGGTTTCCTGTGAAGAACACTTCACCACAGAGTAATTCATGTACCACTGGGTACAGCACAGCGGATGAAAATGATAGTGTTGTGCTGCCGAAGACCAATGACCGGAGGTCGATCTGCGTCTATCGTTTTGAGCCTGCACAGAGTACGACCCGAGTATTCCGAGGA is part of the Candidatus Binatia bacterium genome and harbors:
- a CDS encoding MFS transporter, encoding MNKPAGVSRGARMLDAVREVGAERLKFIGVITGGHFFIHWFQQFYPVVLPSIKAGLGLSDVQVGALNSARNFTQGTLDLPSGMLADAAVRHRGLILASALASMGAAYFLMGIAPAFFWALVASGLVGLGTALWHPAASASLSNRFPERRATALAVHGMGATIGDTLTPLGAGLLLVAFHWESVLALQLVPALVLGYLVWRGLAGFFVGSKSRPWRAAELREVYDLARNRLFLGICLATAFLQMGRVTVSTFLPIYIQEHLGYSPGGLGVYFALLHAMGTISQPVMGHLSDRFGRKAVLLPSFIALGILFFLLAVAAPGVPLALVVSAIGLFFYTLINVTNAATMDVAGANIQASSFGLASLVTQILIIPTPIAAGYMIGVYGILSVFWLSGIFLLLGAATLVPLRLYRGTGK